A region of Mycoplasmopsis bovirhinis DNA encodes the following proteins:
- a CDS encoding FAD synthase — MNELEIYQFNNFESQENDNFLIGSFESFHLGHYQLYKEALKYPGRKILVTFNQDTFEFKNKAKYFQSNKANYFNLAQLDLDCIVELDFHQVRYLNAVEFLVKLTKKKRAKIFVGEDFSFGSDLVKAANLVLEHDFNFTLIALPIFKLKNQKISTGFLKESLEFGDLELINNLLVYNFTFEAIFNQTNLEINPKQLLPHPGIYLSILYLNDLAYLSLTHINLAKGASIILLANEVDYSNELTKIQCYIELIKKQRLIISSSQDQITNEDIENTKKYLVNQ; from the coding sequence ATGAATGAATTAGAAATTTATCAATTTAATAATTTTGAGTCACAAGAGAATGATAATTTTTTAATTGGAAGCTTTGAATCTTTCCATTTAGGTCATTACCAACTTTACAAAGAAGCATTGAAATACCCTGGTCGTAAGATTTTGGTTACTTTTAATCAAGATACATTTGAATTTAAAAATAAAGCTAAATATTTTCAAAGTAATAAAGCTAACTATTTTAATTTAGCTCAGCTTGATTTAGATTGTATTGTTGAACTAGATTTTCACCAAGTTAGGTATTTAAATGCAGTAGAATTCTTAGTAAAATTAACTAAAAAAAAGCGAGCTAAAATCTTTGTTGGCGAAGATTTTAGCTTTGGCTCTGATTTAGTTAAAGCAGCTAATTTAGTTTTAGAACATGATTTTAACTTTACTTTGATTGCTTTACCAATTTTTAAACTCAAAAATCAGAAAATTTCAACAGGTTTTTTAAAAGAGTCTTTGGAATTTGGAGATTTAGAATTAATTAACAATTTATTGGTTTATAATTTTACTTTTGAAGCAATTTTTAATCAAACAAATTTAGAGATTAATCCAAAGCAACTTTTACCTCATCCAGGGATTTATTTATCAATTTTATATTTAAATGATTTAGCTTATTTATCATTAACTCATATTAATTTAGCAAAAGGTGCCTCGATTATTTTATTAGCTAATGAAGTTGATTATAGCAATGAACTAACTAAGATTCAATGCTATATTGAATTAATCAAAAAGCAAAGACTAATTATTTCCAGTTCGCAAGATCAAATAACTAACGAAGATATTGAAAATACAAAAAAATATTTAGTAAATCAATAA
- the rpsO gene encoding 30S ribosomal protein S15 produces MVSKAKKAELVKKFGKNNKDTGNVLVQIAILTEDIELLKPHFSKNPKDNHSRRGFLAKIAQRKVLLKHLKEANLEEYNKITSALNIRK; encoded by the coding sequence ATGGTTTCAAAAGCTAAAAAAGCTGAATTAGTTAAAAAGTTCGGTAAAAATAATAAAGATACAGGTAATGTTTTAGTTCAAATTGCAATTCTTACTGAAGACATTGAATTACTAAAACCACACTTTTCAAAAAATCCTAAGGACAACCACTCACGTAGAGGGTTCTTAGCAAAAATTGCACAACGTAAAGTACTATTAAAACATCTTAAAGAAGCAAATTTAGAAGAATACAACAAAATTACTAGCGCTTTAAACATCCGTAAGTAA
- the rpmB gene encoding 50S ribosomal protein L28, producing MARRCQLSGVGPLSGNTRSHAMNASKRKFNVNLQKVRVLVDGRRMTLRVSAKTLKTLKTKGLV from the coding sequence ATGGCAAGAAGATGTCAATTATCAGGTGTAGGTCCTTTATCAGGCAATACACGTTCACACGCTATGAATGCTTCAAAAAGAAAATTCAACGTTAATTTACAAAAAGTAAGAGTATTAGTTGATGGACGTAGAATGACTTTACGCGTAAGTGCAAAAACTCTTAAAACCTTAAAAACTAAAGGTTTAGTATAA
- a CDS encoding S8 family serine peptidase, with the protein MRKYVNNKVNINRFADSVRRSLAMVNGESYETLEGKGSKIGIIELYHANFDHNYVTFFEKGINLQESESREKREGPEHHSTTVSLIVGSKHGVDKTSNVYLSTVSTDGEWNKYLEKMVKEDEVKIINHSYTFGQIKYTEQAYFLDFLARKYGVIHVIAAGNESKKPGKHNHIGDIQLSLNSVVVAASSEDATKENIRSSGVASYSNYKLLNEYKDFAKPLVTAPSTFYEIAYNKNEIGTGTSYAAPFVAGIISNLLKIKPTIANSEHRVPIIKSVLSASAIRPKVRNTYYKNSGYERKFGAGTVDFEGMKQAANNYKIVSVSPSSQRDFVLSSDSITLEAGQEIQFAASWMFNAGLLKTKESRPKYTPKNNWWNSFLNFFSWSRKQAEHEAELARVEREGKIWDATHNNEWQLNQQTAKELQYNRWFSHYNLRLERLNDYGRWELVVNLRVQNSNDKLFSYKTANRGIYRYRVYKNSVDKSTNSVNDLIAATHVVRDENN; encoded by the coding sequence ATGAGAAAATATGTAAATAACAAAGTAAATATTAACCGATTTGCTGATTCTGTGAGAAGAAGTTTAGCAATGGTTAATGGAGAAAGTTACGAAACACTAGAAGGAAAAGGAAGTAAAATAGGTATTATTGAATTATATCATGCAAATTTTGATCATAATTACGTTACCTTTTTTGAAAAAGGTATAAATTTACAAGAATCAGAATCTAGAGAGAAGCGTGAAGGGCCAGAACATCACTCTACGACTGTTTCTCTTATAGTTGGAAGCAAGCATGGAGTTGATAAAACTTCTAATGTCTATCTTTCTACTGTTTCAACAGATGGAGAATGGAATAAATATCTCGAAAAAATGGTAAAAGAAGATGAAGTAAAAATTATAAATCACAGCTATACATTTGGACAAATAAAATATACAGAACAAGCTTACTTTTTAGACTTTTTAGCTAGAAAATATGGTGTTATCCATGTAATAGCAGCTGGAAATGAATCAAAAAAACCAGGTAAACACAATCATATTGGAGATATTCAATTATCTCTTAATTCAGTTGTTGTTGCTGCATCAAGTGAGGATGCTACAAAAGAAAATATTAGAAGTAGCGGTGTTGCATCATATTCAAATTATAAATTACTTAATGAATACAAAGATTTTGCAAAACCTCTAGTTACTGCACCATCTACATTTTATGAAATAGCATATAATAAAAATGAAATTGGGACTGGGACAAGTTATGCAGCCCCATTTGTTGCTGGCATAATATCTAATTTATTAAAAATAAAACCTACTATTGCTAATAGTGAACATAGGGTTCCTATCATAAAATCTGTTTTATCAGCATCAGCTATTAGGCCAAAGGTACGTAATACTTACTATAAAAATAGTGGTTATGAACGTAAATTTGGGGCTGGAACTGTTGATTTTGAAGGCATGAAACAAGCCGCAAATAATTATAAAATTGTAAGTGTAAGCCCTTCTAGTCAAAGAGACTTTGTTTTATCCAGTGACTCAATAACGCTAGAAGCAGGACAAGAGATCCAATTTGCTGCTTCATGAATGTTTAATGCAGGGCTTTTAAAAACAAAAGAATCAAGGCCAAAATATACACCAAAAAACAACTGATGAAATTCTTTCCTAAATTTCTTTTCTTGATCTAGAAAACAAGCAGAACACGAAGCTGAACTAGCTAGGGTCGAACGAGAGGGTAAGATTTGGGATGCAACACATAATAATGAATGACAATTAAATCAACAAACAGCTAAAGAATTACAATATAATAGGTGATTTAGTCACTATAATCTACGTTTGGAAAGATTAAATGACTATGGTAGATGAGAACTTGTTGTTAATTTGAGAGTGCAAAACAGTAATGATAAATTATTTAGTTATAAAACAGCAAACAGAGGAATTTACAGATATAGAGTTTATAAAAATAGTGTTGATAAATCGACAAATTCTGTTAATGATTTAATTGCAGCAACTCATGTGGTAAGAGATGAAAATAACTAA